The Spinacia oleracea cultivar Varoflay chromosome 2, BTI_SOV_V1, whole genome shotgun sequence DNA segment GAAATACCAGTGAAATCCGCTCTCGATCATTTGCTTCTTTTGATAGCAGATCTGCTCCAAAGATCTTCTTCGCCGTCGCCTTCTTTAGGTTTTCACTAAGACTCCTTTTTTTTGTGAAGAGTGAACATTGTCGAAGGttgtagaggagagagaaattaaagTTCAACTTTTGTTTGCTCGCTGTAGAGGAAGACAAGAAgagagataaaaaaaaaaggaggggTGTGGAGAAGAGACCCGTGTTTTTGGATATCAGGCTTCTTCATTTTCATCAATTGGGGCCCACGGGAGATAACAGacccgtgttttgtgaaattggctcttttctttttcatttaacAGGGCCACGCGTTATAAGAGATCCGCTTTTTGTTATACGGGGTCTCTTCCACTAAAGAGACCTGCTTTTTACCTAATGGGTCTTATTTAATAGATCTCTTTGccaatttttgtagtagtgaattaTCCTAACAGAATCCGGTGGATGGTACGGGAAATCCAGTGCAGTACACCAGGACTACAGCTCGATCCCCGTGTGGTACCAggtttgaaattttgatttttcactTCAAAAATCCCCAAATATATAAGCACCAATCTAGGAAGCAATcataatgaattaatttaattataatccagAAAAAGCAGCAGAAATAACAAACTTAAACTGAAAGAGGAAATTAACTGGTATTGGTAAGATAAAAAATGGGTTAAATTTGTGCTTTCTCTTTCGTCACTTGAGAAAGGATGTATTGCTGTTTTCGGCATAACCATGACTCccttatttctctctctttctcttatCCTCTGTAAGTTGTACACTAAAAGATTAAAAATGTGAAATGCAATTTGTATCCACGGTAATTGGGGTTTTCCATTTTTAATGTTCTGTTCTCTGAGGCAATTCGTCCAACAGTTGGTGGGTATTTGGGAAATCAAATAAAGTGAGAGACTATATAGATGTTGTGTTTTTTTCATGCTTGATTTCTTTTTATGTTAGATTGCTATTTCAAATTGAAGTGTTTTGTACTGTATTCTTCAAGTTCCCTCTCTGATTGTTCAAGTGTTGGACTGCAGAGGCACCGTTACAGGATTAATGAGAAGATATTGCAAGAACTCATTCCTCGCCGCAACAAGGTATAAATTTAAAGACTAAATCTAATACTCCTATAGTCCTACATAACTTTATGGCTAATCCGGTATGAAATAGTAAATGACAAATATGGTAATATCTAATTTTGTAAGATAAGTCCCATAAATtgaatttcatccaaagtataTGTTAATGCAACTCTATCCTCGAAGTCCATGGTAATGCTTATGGTTATCCACCTCCAAAGATCTGCCAGTAGAACATAATCTATGCCAAACACAAATAACCAGGTTTAGGTTTAGGTTCAGGTTCATCTAAACCCGAGTTCTGAATTGCAGGTTAAGATaactcttcacttatataatttAGGCTGTAACTTACCTAAGGCGTCTTTAGAGGGATAAATTAGTTGTTTTAGTGCCTTAATAGTGAGTCTGTGGTGGTGCTTCTGTTTTAATCTGCAACAGGTGTGTTGGGAACCTGTTGGCTTGCTGCTGGTTTTTTGCTCAGTGCAGGCTGGTAGCTTGCATCTGTTTTACTGTTTTCAGATTGGGCACAATTTCTTCTTTTGGTTCTTTCTGGACTACAGTGTTGCTGTTGTTTTGGTGTATGCAGGGGGTTTGCTTAAGATGGTTTAAATTGGTAAATTTTACCACCTTATGCCTTTACAGTCCAGTAGTTACTTTGCCATTGTTGACGGTGCTTCTTTAATGTGTTCTCTTTTGTCTTTAATTTCTTTTGGCGATGCAGGTGTTTCCAGCCAAGTAGATTGTGCTATCAAGATACGCAACCTAGAGACTAAGTTGGATTACGTAGTTTGTACAATAAAAGTTCGTAAAGAGCTGGAGAAATATGTTCCAATGCCATCCAAAAATTGTAGTTTGATTACTAAAATCGTAAAAAGCTGGAGAAATATGTTTAGTTATTTTGGTACTAAGATGTTGATTGTTAATCATGTAAGCACATGAATAAATTGTGTTACTATTTAGAATTTTTTAAAAAGGGACgattaatttttctttagatGAACTTTGCGAACATTTTTTCTTGCCTACTATTCCATATTGTGATGATTAATTGTAATACTACAATTTTATATAATCtcacacgcatcgcgtgcatataagactagtcaaTAACATATGAACATGTGGAAGACCCCTCTTTTGGAATTCAATCACATATACATAAGCAACAACCGTTCCGACGATGCCCCTTTCTAAAACATCCTTTTTCAACTCTTCAAGTTTAGCATGAAAAACCCGTGTCAACAGGTCTGGACGATCGTTTGGTACTTGTCCGGCCAACAATTCTGATTGTATCTCTGGCCAAGACGGATTGCATGTCATTGTAAGAAATAAATCGGGCTTGCCGAACTTATGAACCAATGCCATGGCATCTTGATACCTCTGGTGCATATCTCTTGGACTTCCTACAAATGAAGATGGTAGTATGGTCCGTCGTCCAACATTTTCTGCAAATGGACATTATACACACAAACCttattgcatgtgaaacaatgtATGAACTATATTGAGTGTAATATaatcaatttaattaattaaatgtgGACCTGTGTTATGCTCTCCAGCATGTAAAGAATCCTCTAAACCCTTGTATAAATCAGCACGTATCTTATCTTGGTTGAGTGCAATCCACCTCAAATTATTGGCTTGCATTTTTACACAGTTATCGACAACAAATTGTTGGAGTAGACGGCCGCCTCTCAAGATTAGAGAATCAAGATTTTGACGCATCTATATCACAAAATACTTGTTTTGGTCAGAAAAGGTATAAGTATACAATTTTTAGGATAAGGCTTAAAAAGAGTTATTAGAAATATGCACCTGAAACATGTATGCATAGAATTCCCGGCATGTCAACCTTTTACCAGTGGAACTTCGACTGTTTAAATCTCAGCCGTAAGACCCATAAGGAAAAAGTAGAGGATACTGCAATGGGTCATAATAACCGGCAGTGTCTTTGATATAACTCAGTTGCCTAGTTACTGACTCTATCATGATATCCCTATCTTTCAAGTTGGAAATGTCATCACCGCCAACCACAATTGCTGCTACTTGGGAAGCTGTCGGCATTGAGTATTGATGTTTATTTGTAAGTTTCTCTTTGATGACAAATTTGCAATCATTTAAGTCACTACGCTGAGCAAGATGACGAAGATTATGGACAAAAGGATTGTGAGCATTCAAAATATTCTTGATTCTGTCGATGACTTCGAGCCGCAATGATGAGTTCTCGGCTGCACGATTTTCATTTTCATGCTCAGTATCGTAAATGTAGAGTTGAAGAAACCGGGGACGATCTTCTGCATTTAAAGGTAAGAAACCTCCAATGCGATGGTAAATTGAACCTTGTGCACGAAATGTGTACACGCCTTGACGTGCATTTGCTAGTTCGTCATCTAAATGAACTCCCATTGAAGTGAATGAAAATACGTGGTTGTATTTACaaatattttgcctaaaatgagtCCCATATTCCGATTGATCAGAATATAGATCAAGCATATCAGCGGACAATGGAAAATCAGGTAAGTTAACCTTCCCGCTTAAGCAACATAGTTCAGTAGATTCACAATGGAAAA contains these protein-coding regions:
- the LOC130467600 gene encoding uncharacterized protein, producing the protein MRQNLDSLILRGGRLLQQFVVDNCVKMQANNLRWIALNQDKIRADLYKGLEDSLHAGEHNTENVGRRTILPSSFVGSPRDMHQRYQDAMALVHKFGKPDLFLTMTCNPSWPEIQSELLAGQVPNDRPDLLTRVFHAKLEELKKDVLERGIVGTVVAYVYVIEFQKRGLPHVHMLLTSLICTRCV